The following are from one region of the Littorina saxatilis isolate snail1 linkage group LG4, US_GU_Lsax_2.0, whole genome shotgun sequence genome:
- the LOC138963629 gene encoding multiple epidermal growth factor-like domains protein 10, producing the protein MLCRAGCAQCDQDTGYCRACTTNSHLVLPGCTECKDGYYKQTGPPCIQCPGTCYNNTPCNKTTGHCQHCPIGRKGDTCNQACDGGQYGPSRCSLSCGQCQNGAQCDVETGQCPLCEPGFYPPLCTKECVNKTYGVNCSESCGQCKGGQPCNTTTGSCTTGCQPGYTGQLCDTTCEAGLYGAECNQTCGHCQVNTTCHHQHGQCPVGCAPGFTGKRCGMCDIMSV; encoded by the exons ATGCTATGTCGCGCTGGCTGTGCACAGTGTGACCAGGACACAGGTTACTGCAGAGCGTGTACCACCAACAGCCACCTGGTGTTACCAGGATGTACAG AGTGTAAGGACGGGTACTACAAACAGACTGGCCCTCCCTGCATCCAGTGTCCAGGGACATGCTACAACAACACACCGTGTAACAAGACCACCGGTCACTGTCAGCATTGTCCAATCGGCAGAAAGGGGGACACGTGTAATCAAG CATGTGACGGTGGTCAGTACGGTCCGTCCCGCTGCTCTCTGTCCTGTGGTCAGTGTCAGAACGGAGCACAGTGCGACGTCGAAACTGGACAGTGTCCTCTGTGTGAGCCGGGATTCTACCCCCCTCTTTGTACTAAAG AATGTGTCAACAAGACGTACGGTGTTAACTGCAGTGAGAGTTGTGGTCAGTGTAAAGGGGGACAACCGTGCAACACAACGACAGGCAGCTGTACCACAGGCTGTCAACCTGGATACACCGGACAGCTGTGTGATACAA CATGTGAGGCCGGACTGTACGGAGCAGAGTGTAACCAGACGTGTGGTCACTGTCAGGTCAACACCACATGTCATCATCAACACGGCCAGTGTCCGGTCGGATGTGCACCAGGATTCACAGGAAAGCGGTGTGGTATGTGTGACATTATGTcggtatag